A section of the Flavobacterium sp. CG_23.5 genome encodes:
- a CDS encoding glutamine synthetase III yields MSTLRFQALREASTRKPVKFEESDRKSTIFGSNVFNDRAMKQFLTSDAFKGVQGAVQHGTKIDRKLADYIAMGMKEWALTKGVTHYTHWFQPLTGTTAEKHDAFFETSYDGSDPVEKFGGAQLVQQEPDASSFPNGGIRNTFEARGYTAWDPTSPAFIYGTTLCIPTVFISYTGEALDNKIPLLRALSAMDSAATEVCKYFDKNVKKVTATLGWEQEYFLIDKSLADSRPDLIMTGRTLLGHTSAKGQQLDDHYFGSIPTRALTYMRDLEQECMLLGIPVKTRHNEVAPNQFELAPIFEETNLAVDHNCLLMDVMQKVAERHDLKVLFHEKPFKGVNGSGKHNNWSLATDTGVNLLSPSKTPMSNLQFLTFFINTIKAVNDYEALLRGAIATASNDHRLGANEAPPAIISVFIGEQLTKVLAELEGVTAGKLSPEEKTDLKLNVVGKIPDVLLDNTDRNRTSPFAFTGNKFEFRAVGSSANCSNAMTTLNTIVAKQLKDFKIEVDALIESKDMKKDDAIFNVLREYIKVSKNILFEGDGYSEAWEIEAGKRGLSNFKTTPEALKARASKQALDLFSEMGIMNHIEVEARYEIELEEYTKKIQIEGRVLGDISKNHVIPTAIRYQNTLIENVKGLKDIFGAEFESIAKEQIVLIKEISGHIEGINTKVEEMTNERKKANVLTDAQEMAEAYCNAVKPYFEVIREHCDKLELLVDNELWTLTKYRELLFTK; encoded by the coding sequence GGAGTGCAAGGTGCCGTTCAGCATGGAACTAAAATAGACAGAAAATTAGCTGATTATATCGCAATGGGTATGAAAGAATGGGCCTTAACAAAAGGGGTTACTCATTATACACACTGGTTTCAACCACTTACAGGGACAACTGCCGAGAAACATGATGCTTTCTTCGAAACCTCTTATGACGGTAGCGATCCGGTAGAAAAATTTGGGGGTGCACAATTAGTACAACAAGAACCAGATGCATCTAGTTTCCCTAATGGTGGAATTAGAAATACATTTGAAGCAAGAGGGTATACCGCTTGGGATCCAACTTCTCCAGCATTTATATACGGAACTACTTTATGTATTCCAACAGTTTTTATCTCATACACGGGAGAAGCATTAGATAACAAAATTCCATTATTAAGAGCATTATCTGCAATGGATTCTGCTGCAACTGAAGTTTGTAAATATTTTGACAAAAATGTTAAGAAAGTAACGGCAACTTTAGGATGGGAACAAGAATATTTCTTAATCGATAAATCATTAGCAGATTCTCGTCCTGACCTTATCATGACTGGAAGAACGTTGCTAGGACATACTTCTGCAAAAGGACAACAATTAGATGACCATTATTTTGGTTCTATCCCAACTCGTGCATTAACTTACATGAGAGATTTAGAGCAAGAATGTATGTTACTTGGAATACCGGTTAAAACACGTCACAATGAAGTAGCTCCAAATCAATTTGAGTTGGCTCCTATTTTCGAAGAAACAAATTTAGCGGTAGATCATAACTGTTTGTTGATGGATGTAATGCAAAAAGTGGCGGAACGTCATGATTTGAAAGTATTATTCCATGAAAAACCTTTCAAGGGAGTAAACGGTTCAGGAAAGCACAACAACTGGTCATTGGCAACAGATACTGGAGTGAATTTGTTAAGCCCAAGTAAAACGCCAATGAGCAATTTACAGTTCTTAACTTTCTTTATCAATACTATTAAAGCGGTTAATGATTACGAAGCGTTACTTAGAGGAGCTATTGCAACTGCAAGTAATGACCACAGATTAGGAGCTAATGAAGCACCACCGGCAATTATCTCTGTATTTATTGGAGAACAATTGACTAAAGTATTAGCTGAATTAGAAGGTGTAACTGCTGGGAAATTATCTCCGGAAGAAAAAACAGATTTAAAATTAAATGTAGTTGGAAAAATTCCAGACGTTCTTTTAGATAATACAGATAGAAACAGAACTTCACCATTTGCTTTTACAGGAAATAAATTTGAGTTTAGAGCAGTAGGATCTTCTGCGAACTGTTCCAATGCAATGACTACTTTGAATACCATTGTTGCTAAACAATTGAAAGATTTCAAAATTGAAGTGGATGCCTTAATTGAATCCAAAGACATGAAGAAAGACGATGCGATCTTCAATGTATTGAGAGAATATATCAAAGTTTCTAAAAATATCCTTTTCGAAGGAGACGGTTACAGCGAAGCTTGGGAAATCGAAGCAGGAAAAAGAGGGTTGAGTAACTTCAAAACAACTCCTGAAGCATTGAAAGCAAGAGCTTCTAAACAAGCGTTAGATTTGTTTTCTGAAATGGGTATCATGAACCATATTGAAGTGGAAGCGCGTTACGAAATTGAATTGGAAGAGTACACTAAGAAAATTCAAATTGAAGGTAGAGTTTTAGGCGATATATCTAAAAATCACGTTATTCCTACTGCTATTCGTTACCAAAATACTTTGATTGAAAACGTAAAAGGATTGAAAGATATTTTTGGAGCTGAATTTGAATCAATTGCAAAAGAGCAAATTGTTTTAATCAAAGAAATCTCTGGTCATATCGAAGGAATCAATACTAAAGTAGAAGAGATGACTAACGAAAGAAAGAAAGCAAACGTTCTGACTGATGCGCAAGAAATGGCTGAAGCTTATTGTAATGCTGTAAAACCTTATTTTGAAGTAATCCGTGAGCACTGTGATAAATTAGAATTATTAGTTGATAATGAGCTTTGGACATTAACTAAATACAGAGAATTGTTGTTTACAAAATAA